A portion of the Zootoca vivipara chromosome 6, rZooViv1.1, whole genome shotgun sequence genome contains these proteins:
- the SYCN gene encoding syncollin gives MKASPSFLLVPLLFAMAWAQCPVPADLKTANGTKICAQLYTKNSPYYDQCCAGSVLVVPPDEDQPYMPSAFNNKVTSLVVGQRCELTVWSSKGKGGKTRKFKAGAYPRLQEYRKGIFGDWANAISAYYCKCS, from the coding sequence ATGAAGGCCTCGCCAAGCTTCCTCCTCGTCCCGCTGCTCTTCGCCATGGCCTGGGCCCAATGCCCGGTGCCAGCCGATCTAAAGACGGCCAACGGCACTAAGATCTGCGCCCAGCTCTACACCAAGAACAGCCCCTACTATGACCAGTGCTGCGCTGGCAGTGTCCTGGTGGTGCCACCGGATGAGGACCAGCCTTACATGCCATCTGCCTTCAACAACAAGGTGACCTCCCTGGTGGTAGGGCAGAGATGTGAGCTGACCGTCTGGTCCAGCAAGGGCAAAGGGGGCAAGACCCGCAAGTTCAAGGCCGGCGCCTACCCGCGTCTCCAAGAATACCGGAAGGGCATCTTTGGCGACTGGGCCAATGCCATCTCCGCCTACTATTGCAAGTGCAGTTGA